Proteins encoded by one window of Yersinia massiliensis:
- a CDS encoding MBL fold metallo-hydrolase, whose translation MKYQIIPVTAFSQNCTLIWCEATGQAALVDPGGDADKIIAEVARQGVTVTQVLLTHGHLDHVGAAAEIAAHFDIPIYGPEKEDIFWLEGLPAQSQMFGLAECKAFTPTRWLEEGDKVTVGEVELSVLHCPGHTPGHIVFIDKQGHLALVGDVIFNGGVGRSDFPRGDHQQLINSIRTKLLPLGDDITFIPGHGPMSTLGHERQTNPFIREEPAIW comes from the coding sequence ATGAAATATCAAATTATCCCTGTGACCGCCTTTAGCCAAAACTGCACCTTAATCTGGTGTGAAGCAACAGGGCAGGCTGCATTAGTTGATCCCGGTGGTGATGCTGACAAGATCATCGCTGAAGTTGCGCGTCAAGGCGTCACTGTGACTCAGGTTTTACTCACACATGGTCACTTGGATCATGTTGGTGCTGCGGCTGAAATCGCTGCGCATTTTGATATTCCCATTTATGGTCCAGAGAAAGAAGATATCTTTTGGTTAGAAGGGCTGCCGGCTCAAAGCCAAATGTTTGGCCTCGCTGAATGTAAAGCTTTCACTCCAACGCGTTGGTTGGAAGAAGGCGACAAAGTGACTGTTGGTGAGGTGGAGTTGTCAGTTTTGCATTGCCCAGGCCATACGCCGGGTCACATTGTCTTTATTGATAAGCAAGGTCATTTGGCGCTCGTCGGTGATGTTATCTTTAATGGCGGAGTCGGGCGCAGTGACTTCCCGCGCGGCGACCATCAACAACTGATCAATTCCATACGAACTAAATTATTGCCGCTGGGTGATGATATAACCTTTATACCTGGTCATGGCCCAATGTCCACGCTAGGGCATGAGCGGCAAACCAATCCGTTTATACGCGAAGAACCCGCCATTTGGTGA
- a CDS encoding YcbK family protein — translation MDKIDIFRRKWLTLGGVALGVSLLPGQAFATLSTPRPRILTLNNLNTGESIKAEFFDGLSYNKDELSRLNHLFRDYRANKVKTIDPRLFDQLYRLQGLLGTTKPVQLISGYRSLDTNNELRERSRGVAKHSFHTQGKAMDFHIQGIQLSNIRKAALKMRAGGVGYYPRSNFVHIDTGPKRSW, via the coding sequence ATGGATAAAATTGATATTTTTCGCCGTAAATGGCTAACGTTAGGCGGGGTAGCGCTGGGTGTATCGCTGCTACCAGGGCAGGCATTTGCTACCCTCTCAACTCCTCGCCCACGTATCTTGACCTTGAATAATTTGAATACAGGCGAGTCTATAAAAGCAGAGTTTTTTGATGGGCTGAGTTATAACAAAGACGAACTCTCGCGTTTGAATCATTTATTCCGCGATTATCGAGCTAATAAAGTAAAAACTATCGATCCGCGTCTATTTGATCAGCTCTACCGCCTGCAAGGTCTTCTCGGTACCACTAAACCGGTACAACTCATTTCCGGTTACCGTTCGCTTGATACCAATAATGAACTGCGTGAGCGCAGCAGAGGTGTGGCTAAGCACAGCTTCCACACCCAAGGGAAAGCGATGGATTTTCATATCCAAGGTATTCAGTTGAGCAATATTCGCAAAGCGGCATTAAAAATGCGTGCGGGTGGTGTAGGATATTACCCTCGCAGCAACTTTGTGCATATTGATACTGGGCCGAAAAGATCCTGGTAA